From Butyricimonas paravirosa, one genomic window encodes:
- a CDS encoding MarC family protein, producing the protein MDFSINIKEIFTAFMVLFAVIDITGSTPIIIGLNDAGKKVSAEKAAGISLVIFIAFLFAGDGLLKLFNIDISSFALAGALVLFVLAIEMTFSIEIFRNDGPEGSATIVPVIFPLIAGAGALATTLTLKAECSVFSIIIAILLNMTVVYIVLRNVYLVERVLGKGGVYILRKFFGIILLAMSVKIFASNLNTLLASLS; encoded by the coding sequence ATGGACTTCAGTATCAATATAAAAGAAATATTCACCGCCTTTATGGTACTTTTCGCCGTGATCGACATCACGGGATCAACTCCTATTATTATCGGGTTGAATGATGCAGGAAAAAAAGTCAGTGCCGAAAAAGCCGCAGGAATATCTCTCGTTATATTTATAGCATTTCTTTTCGCGGGAGACGGATTATTGAAATTATTCAACATCGACATTTCCTCTTTTGCCCTTGCCGGAGCATTAGTGCTTTTCGTACTCGCCATAGAAATGACCTTTAGTATCGAGATTTTCAGAAATGATGGCCCGGAAGGTTCAGCAACAATCGTACCTGTTATCTTTCCGCTTATCGCGGGAGCCGGGGCATTAGCAACCACGCTGACACTTAAAGCTGAATGTAGCGTTTTTAGTATTATCATTGCCATTCTTCTTAACATGACGGTCGTCTATATTGTTCTACGCAATGTCTATTTAGTAGAACGGGTTCTCGGGAAAGGCGGCGTTTACATCCTACGAAAATTCTTTGGCATCATTCTACTTGCCATGTCTGTAAAAATTTTCGCATCCAATTTAAACACTCTGCTGGCATCACTATCTTAG
- a CDS encoding aldehyde dehydrogenase family protein produces MEIKEMVERARKAQVIYDERFDQERVDQVIKAAARTIFDHAEELARLTIDETQMGVYEDKVAKNRNKSKGVWYNLKGKKSMGILSIDERTNLIEIAKPIGVVAGITPMTNPVVTPMSKIIFALKTKNAIIIAPHPKAKQCSSAAVKLIIEAIAPFEVPEGLVQVIEEPTIEKTCELMEACDVVVATGGMPMVKSAYSSGKPSFGVGAGNVQVILDRFIDFDVAAEKVITGRSFDNGIICSGEQSFIYHKDDKQEVMDAFRRHGAYIVSEEDRDKVVNALFEDGHICRDIVGQSVQTIASKAGIFVPGNTRVLVVEAHGIGRDDLICKEKMCPVMAAFAYDNFDEAIKIAKTNLFMEGNGHTAGIHSNNQANIIKAGTELSVSRLIVNAPCATTAGGSIQNGLPVTNTLGCGSWGNNSISENFTYKHLLNITRIAPLSARIHVPSDAEIWEL; encoded by the coding sequence ATGGAAATAAAAGAAATGGTAGAAAGAGCCCGCAAAGCTCAAGTTATTTATGATGAACGATTCGACCAAGAAAGAGTCGATCAAGTCATTAAAGCTGCCGCCCGCACAATTTTTGACCATGCAGAAGAACTGGCACGACTTACGATTGATGAAACCCAAATGGGTGTTTACGAAGACAAAGTAGCCAAAAACAGGAATAAATCCAAGGGAGTATGGTACAACCTGAAAGGGAAAAAATCCATGGGGATCCTAAGTATTGACGAGAGAACGAATCTTATCGAAATAGCCAAACCTATTGGCGTGGTAGCCGGAATTACTCCGATGACAAATCCCGTAGTTACCCCGATGTCTAAAATTATCTTTGCATTAAAAACAAAGAATGCTATCATCATAGCCCCTCACCCGAAAGCAAAACAATGTTCTAGCGCAGCCGTGAAACTCATTATCGAGGCTATTGCTCCGTTTGAAGTTCCGGAAGGTCTAGTTCAGGTGATCGAGGAACCCACGATCGAAAAGACTTGCGAACTTATGGAAGCTTGTGATGTCGTGGTTGCCACGGGAGGAATGCCCATGGTAAAATCAGCTTACTCATCGGGCAAACCCTCTTTCGGTGTCGGCGCAGGTAACGTACAGGTAATCCTAGATCGATTTATTGATTTCGATGTAGCGGCAGAAAAAGTCATCACCGGTCGCTCCTTTGACAACGGTATCATCTGTTCCGGGGAACAGAGTTTCATTTATCACAAAGATGACAAACAGGAAGTCATGGACGCTTTCCGCCGTCATGGGGCATACATCGTGTCCGAAGAAGATCGGGACAAAGTAGTTAATGCACTTTTTGAAGACGGGCATATTTGCAGGGATATTGTCGGACAATCCGTTCAGACAATCGCAAGCAAAGCCGGCATCTTCGTACCGGGTAACACCCGAGTCCTCGTGGTAGAAGCTCACGGAATAGGACGTGACGACCTCATCTGCAAAGAAAAAATGTGTCCCGTCATGGCTGCATTCGCTTATGACAACTTTGATGAAGCGATAAAAATCGCCAAAACAAATCTGTTCATGGAAGGAAACGGACACACGGCCGGAATCCACTCCAACAATCAAGCAAACATCATCAAGGCTGGAACAGAACTTTCCGTATCACGCCTGATCGTGAATGCCCCGTGCGCTACCACGGCCGGAGGTTCCATACAAAACGGGCTCCCCGTGACCAACACCCTCGGGTGCGGAAGTTGGGGGAACAACTCTATTTCCGAAAACTTCACCTATAAACACCTATTAAATATCACACGCATCGCCCCGTTATCCGCACGGATACACGTACCCTCCGATGCCGAAATATGGGAATTATAA
- a CDS encoding 4-hydroxybutyrate dehydrogenase, with protein sequence MQLFKLKTRLSEFDSFADFAKEFNLTKEDLIITNEFLYNPYMRGLNLPCRFIMQEQYGMGEPSDEMINHILADIQLENYTRVIAAGGGTVIDISKLFTLRGIVNATDAFERKIPIEKARQLVILPTTCGTGSEVTNISIAEIKSRHTKMGLADDALLADDAVLIPELIRGLPYKFFVCSSIDALIHAVESYVSPKSNPYTQIFCRAAIESIIDVFKHIAAQGPEYRLERLREMLIASNYAGIAFGNTGVGAVHALSYPLGGNYHVPHGEANYQFFTEVFKFYYKKKPFGNITEVNALLAHLLGTDTEHVYEELDYLLGKLLSKNPLHTYGMKPEEIDGFTDNVLQTQQRLLANNHVELTREEIKEIYSTLY encoded by the coding sequence ATGCAATTATTCAAATTAAAAACCCGTTTAAGTGAATTCGACTCTTTTGCAGACTTTGCCAAAGAATTCAATCTCACGAAAGAAGATTTAATCATCACGAACGAATTCCTATACAATCCATACATGCGTGGTCTTAACCTTCCTTGTCGTTTCATCATGCAAGAACAATACGGAATGGGAGAGCCGTCCGACGAGATGATCAACCATATTCTCGCGGACATTCAACTAGAAAATTATACCCGTGTGATAGCCGCAGGGGGAGGAACCGTCATTGACATCTCTAAACTATTTACTCTGCGTGGCATCGTTAATGCAACGGATGCTTTCGAACGCAAAATACCCATTGAAAAAGCCCGTCAATTGGTGATCCTCCCCACTACCTGCGGCACCGGTAGCGAAGTAACCAATATTTCGATCGCCGAGATTAAATCCCGCCACACGAAAATGGGTTTGGCCGACGACGCCCTACTAGCAGATGATGCCGTGTTAATCCCGGAATTGATACGGGGACTTCCCTACAAGTTTTTCGTGTGCAGTTCCATCGATGCCCTCATCCATGCCGTAGAATCATACGTTTCCCCGAAATCAAATCCCTACACCCAGATATTCTGTCGAGCAGCCATTGAAAGCATCATTGACGTTTTCAAACACATTGCCGCACAAGGACCGGAATATCGCCTAGAGCGCCTGAGAGAAATGCTGATTGCCAGCAATTATGCCGGTATTGCATTCGGAAACACCGGGGTGGGTGCCGTACACGCACTATCTTACCCGCTCGGGGGAAACTATCACGTACCCCACGGGGAAGCTAATTACCAGTTCTTCACAGAAGTATTCAAGTTCTATTACAAGAAAAAACCTTTTGGGAACATCACGGAAGTTAACGCGCTACTCGCACACCTCCTGGGAACCGACACGGAACACGTGTATGAAGAACTCGATTACCTATTGGGTAAATTGTTATCCAAAAACCCACTCCACACCTATGGTATGAAACCCGAAGAAATTGATGGGTTCACCGACAACGTACTTCAAACACAACAACGCCTGCTGGCTAACAACCACGTGGAATTAACAAGAGAAGAAATAAAAGAAATCTATTCAACCCTATATTAA
- a CDS encoding acetyl-CoA hydrolase/transferase family protein produces MNWKELYTQKLTTAEKAIKAIRNNDRVVFAHAAGVPQEITKALVAHKDDFHNVEIYHMLCLGDGAYTQPEMLSHFRHNTNFVGGNTRQTVNEDRADFIPCFFHELPHFFRNGTLPVDVAIVHLSTPDEEGYCSFGVSSDYTKPAAHAARMVIAEVNDRMPHVGGDNHIHVSELDYIVETSNPLFEIPLPKIGETEQAIGRYCAELIEDGSTLQLGIGAIPDAVLQCLQDKKDLGIHTEMFSDGVIDLVQKGVINGKCKTLHPGKLVATFLMGSQRLYDFVDNNPDVALFPVDYVNDPYIICQNRQLISINSCIEIDLSGQVCSETIGPKQFSGTGGQVDYIRGAALSEGGKSILAMPSTAARGKVSRIVPYLAAGAAVTTSRNEVDYIVTEYGIAHLKGKTLRQRAENLIRIAHPDFRESLTEEFFRRFPLALKTI; encoded by the coding sequence ATGAACTGGAAAGAACTTTATACACAAAAACTAACCACAGCCGAGAAAGCAATCAAGGCCATCCGGAACAACGACCGGGTTGTCTTTGCCCATGCAGCAGGTGTTCCTCAGGAAATCACCAAAGCTCTCGTGGCACACAAAGACGATTTCCATAACGTGGAAATATACCATATGCTATGCCTTGGCGATGGAGCTTATACTCAACCGGAAATGTTATCCCACTTCCGGCACAACACCAATTTCGTGGGAGGAAACACCCGACAAACCGTGAATGAAGACCGTGCAGACTTCATTCCTTGTTTCTTTCACGAATTACCACACTTTTTCCGCAACGGAACTCTACCTGTTGACGTGGCAATCGTTCATCTCAGCACACCGGACGAAGAAGGTTATTGTAGTTTCGGAGTTTCTTCCGACTACACTAAACCCGCGGCTCATGCCGCACGCATGGTGATTGCCGAAGTGAACGACCGGATGCCTCATGTTGGAGGTGATAACCACATACACGTTTCCGAACTGGATTATATCGTGGAAACCTCCAACCCCTTGTTTGAAATACCCCTGCCTAAAATCGGGGAAACGGAACAAGCTATCGGTCGGTACTGTGCAGAACTCATCGAGGATGGCTCCACCCTGCAACTGGGAATAGGAGCAATCCCCGATGCCGTCCTGCAATGCCTGCAAGACAAAAAAGATCTGGGTATTCACACGGAAATGTTCTCTGACGGGGTAATCGATCTGGTCCAAAAAGGAGTCATCAACGGAAAATGTAAAACCCTCCATCCGGGGAAACTGGTTGCCACCTTCCTCATGGGAAGCCAACGCCTATACGATTTTGTTGATAACAATCCCGATGTAGCCCTCTTTCCCGTGGACTATGTAAACGATCCTTACATCATTTGCCAGAATCGTCAATTAATATCCATCAACTCTTGTATCGAGATCGATCTTTCCGGACAAGTTTGTTCCGAAACCATCGGCCCGAAACAATTCAGCGGAACGGGAGGCCAAGTCGATTACATCCGGGGAGCAGCCCTCTCCGAAGGCGGTAAATCCATCCTGGCCATGCCTTCCACGGCAGCCCGGGGGAAGGTTTCCCGTATAGTACCGTATCTAGCAGCAGGAGCAGCCGTCACGACCTCACGAAACGAGGTGGATTATATTGTCACGGAGTACGGAATCGCTCACCTCAAAGGAAAAACTTTACGCCAACGAGCCGAGAACCTAATCCGGATAGCTCATCCCGATTTCAGAGAATCGCTCACGGAAGAATTCTTTCGTCGTTTCCCGTTAGCACTAAAAACAATATAA
- a CDS encoding NifU family protein, giving the protein MKVRTGNNQDPTTLWKHLEEIIKTHIRPLLQDHGGDIVIREIREKDVRVALLGNCKGCPAAQITIEQTVQRILSEQMGNKIGKVTLVNEIDPGILDFARQILNRNKIDR; this is encoded by the coding sequence ATGAAAGTAAGAACCGGAAATAATCAAGACCCCACGACTCTGTGGAAGCACCTGGAGGAGATCATAAAAACACACATTCGCCCTCTCCTCCAGGACCACGGGGGGGATATTGTTATTCGGGAAATCCGCGAGAAAGACGTGCGGGTTGCTCTACTCGGCAACTGCAAGGGATGCCCTGCCGCACAAATCACGATTGAACAGACCGTGCAACGCATTCTCTCGGAACAAATGGGAAACAAGATCGGGAAAGTCACTCTGGTGAACGAAATAGATCCCGGTATATTAGACTTTGCTCGTCAGATTCTCAACCGCAATAAAATAGATAGATGA
- a CDS encoding 4-hydroxyphenylacetate 3-hydroxylase family protein: protein MMTKEQYIESLRKLNLKVYFMGELISNPVDHPMIRPSMNSVAMTYELAEKDEYKTLMTAKSNLTGKTVNRFCHLHQSTEDLINKVKMQRLVGQKTGACFQRCVGMDAFNAIYSTTYEIDQAHGTEYHKRFIEYLKYVQDNDLTVDGAMTDPKGDRGLSPSQQEDPDLYLRIKEVRPDGIIVRGAKAHQTGAVNSHEHLIMPTVAMKESDKDYAVSFAVPSDAEGVLMIYGRQSCDTRKMEKDADLDLGNSQFGGHEALVIFDDVFVPNERIFMCKEYEFAGMMVERFAGYHRQSYGGCKVGVGDVLIGAAALAADYNGVPKANHIKDKLIEMMHLNETLYSCGIACSAEGEPTLAGNYQINLLLANVCKQNVTRFPYEIARLAEDIAGGLMVTMPSAQDLRDPYIGGYVKKYLQGATGTDTENRMRILRLIENITLGTAAVGYRTESMHGAGSPQAQRIMIARQGNLENKKELAKQIARIDESKNRK, encoded by the coding sequence ATGATGACAAAAGAACAGTACATTGAGAGTCTCAGGAAACTAAACCTGAAGGTCTATTTCATGGGAGAACTAATCAGCAACCCTGTAGATCACCCGATGATCCGCCCGTCCATGAATTCAGTGGCCATGACTTATGAATTGGCTGAAAAAGATGAGTACAAGACGCTCATGACGGCAAAATCCAATCTTACCGGAAAAACAGTTAATCGTTTCTGCCACCTGCATCAAAGCACCGAAGACTTGATCAACAAGGTAAAGATGCAACGTTTAGTCGGACAGAAAACCGGGGCTTGTTTCCAACGCTGCGTTGGAATGGACGCCTTCAACGCCATTTACTCCACCACTTACGAAATTGACCAAGCTCATGGAACGGAATACCACAAACGTTTCATAGAGTACTTGAAATATGTACAAGACAACGATCTCACTGTCGACGGGGCTATGACCGATCCGAAAGGAGACCGGGGTCTTTCTCCATCACAACAAGAAGATCCGGACCTATATCTTCGCATCAAGGAAGTACGCCCGGACGGGATTATCGTTCGCGGGGCCAAAGCTCACCAAACCGGGGCAGTCAATTCCCACGAACACTTGATTATGCCGACCGTAGCCATGAAAGAATCCGATAAAGACTACGCTGTTTCATTTGCCGTGCCTTCTGATGCGGAAGGCGTACTCATGATCTACGGACGCCAGTCCTGCGATACCCGCAAAATGGAAAAAGATGCGGATCTCGACTTGGGAAATTCACAATTCGGTGGACATGAAGCTCTTGTGATATTTGACGATGTATTCGTCCCCAACGAGCGAATTTTCATGTGTAAAGAATATGAATTTGCAGGCATGATGGTAGAGCGTTTTGCCGGTTATCACAGACAATCCTACGGGGGATGTAAAGTCGGTGTAGGTGACGTACTTATCGGTGCTGCCGCTCTCGCCGCAGACTACAATGGAGTACCTAAAGCCAACCATATCAAGGACAAGCTCATCGAAATGATGCACCTCAACGAAACCCTCTACTCGTGCGGAATCGCCTGCTCGGCAGAAGGAGAACCCACGTTGGCGGGCAACTACCAGATCAATTTGCTACTTGCCAATGTCTGCAAACAGAACGTGACTCGTTTCCCGTATGAAATTGCCAGACTCGCGGAAGATATTGCCGGGGGATTAATGGTAACCATGCCTTCAGCCCAAGATTTAAGAGACCCGTATATCGGTGGATATGTAAAAAAATACCTGCAAGGAGCCACGGGGACTGACACTGAAAACCGGATGCGTATTCTTCGCCTGATCGAGAACATCACGCTCGGGACCGCGGCGGTAGGCTACCGCACGGAATCCATGCACGGAGCCGGCTCCCCACAAGCACAACGAATCATGATTGCCCGGCAAGGAAACCTCGAAAACAAGAAAGAATTAGCAAAACAAATTGCCCGGATCGATGAAAGTAAGAACCGGAAATAA
- a CDS encoding RNA polymerase sigma-70 factor, translated as MDAEFYLVSMDDLNSIFIRQINEKQEKAFHELFLRFFNYLVVYAMRRVQRRDVAEDIVQEVFVNVWEGDKEFNSYVGFRAFLYNAVANRCMDYLKHQVVEDRYAAAVMKEEHEWDELDMAEEEMYRELHLVVQELPERSRAVFELHLEGKKNEEIAQLLALSVLTVKSYKKNAMQYLRKRLGDAHFLLLVGKFF; from the coding sequence TTGGATGCAGAATTTTATTTGGTGTCAATGGATGATTTGAATAGTATATTTATCCGTCAAATAAACGAAAAACAGGAAAAAGCTTTTCATGAGTTGTTTCTACGTTTTTTTAATTATCTCGTTGTGTATGCCATGAGGCGAGTGCAGCGACGGGATGTGGCGGAGGATATTGTGCAGGAGGTTTTCGTGAATGTGTGGGAGGGAGATAAGGAGTTTAACTCGTATGTCGGTTTCAGGGCTTTTCTTTATAATGCTGTGGCGAATAGATGCATGGATTATTTAAAACATCAAGTTGTAGAAGACCGATATGCTGCGGCGGTCATGAAAGAGGAGCATGAATGGGATGAGCTGGATATGGCAGAAGAGGAGATGTACCGGGAGTTGCATCTCGTGGTGCAGGAATTGCCGGAGCGAAGTCGTGCGGTGTTTGAATTACACTTGGAAGGGAAGAAGAACGAGGAGATCGCTCAATTGCTTGCTTTATCAGTACTTACCGTGAAATCCTACAAGAAAAATGCCATGCAATATTTAAGAAAGCGCTTGGGTGATGCACATTTTTTGTTATTAGTCGGTAAATTTTTTTAA
- a CDS encoding FecR family protein: MDYKNEIGHLLQKYFSGTIMPDEQRLLDSWMKEKEEHKQLFERLRKDTRFAEEYGIFREVDTTRAWETFRVKNGLGRQRRMTTWIKYVAVIALPLLVAGVWLLYPRGGEQSIPVAQNTKIVKREVSPVLEVVGGGKVILEKEKDKMIEAGRGVDVQQSSGMLVYSDSVVSEYVDTNVLRIPKGGEFKLQLADGTRVYLNSATDLRYPVAFTGPERRVYLKGEAYFEVAKDVEHPFIVVTDDVQVRVYGTSFNVNTLGADGVRTVLVEGKVGIRGQDLDREYVLKPNELAFYDRNSRDMKIETVDPDLYTLWRKGIFVFERETLENIMNTLSLWYDMEVFFQSESAKQLHFSGHMKRYEQIEDILHAITDATGVVFTINDRTVCVSR; this comes from the coding sequence ATGGACTATAAAAATGAAATAGGTCATTTGCTTCAAAAATATTTCTCTGGAACGATCATGCCGGACGAACAGCGTTTGTTGGATAGTTGGATGAAGGAGAAGGAAGAGCATAAGCAGTTGTTCGAGAGATTGCGGAAAGATACTCGTTTCGCGGAGGAATACGGGATATTTCGTGAGGTGGATACGACTCGGGCTTGGGAGACTTTCCGTGTGAAAAACGGGCTTGGGCGACAACGACGGATGACTACATGGATCAAGTATGTAGCTGTAATTGCATTACCTTTACTTGTTGCTGGGGTATGGCTGTTGTATCCTCGTGGAGGTGAGCAATCAATACCGGTGGCTCAAAATACGAAAATCGTGAAACGGGAGGTGAGTCCTGTTTTGGAGGTTGTTGGTGGAGGTAAAGTGATACTGGAGAAGGAAAAGGATAAAATGATAGAGGCGGGTAGGGGCGTTGACGTTCAACAAAGTTCCGGAATGCTGGTGTATTCGGATTCGGTTGTGTCAGAGTATGTGGATACGAATGTGTTGAGGATTCCCAAGGGTGGTGAGTTTAAGTTACAATTAGCAGATGGGACACGGGTGTATTTGAATTCAGCGACGGATTTAAGGTATCCGGTGGCTTTTACCGGGCCGGAACGACGGGTGTACTTGAAAGGAGAGGCTTATTTCGAGGTCGCAAAAGATGTGGAACATCCGTTTATCGTGGTTACGGATGATGTACAAGTACGGGTGTACGGGACTTCGTTCAATGTGAATACGCTTGGTGCTGATGGGGTTCGTACTGTGCTGGTGGAAGGAAAAGTAGGGATTCGAGGTCAGGATTTGGACCGGGAGTACGTGTTGAAACCGAACGAGCTTGCATTTTATGACCGGAATTCCCGTGATATGAAAATTGAAACAGTTGATCCCGATTTATATACTCTTTGGCGAAAAGGAATTTTCGTGTTTGAGCGGGAAACATTGGAAAATATCATGAATACTCTTTCTTTATGGTATGACATGGAGGTGTTTTTCCAGTCGGAGAGTGCCAAGCAGTTGCATTTTTCGGGACATATGAAACGTTATGAACAGATTGAAGATATTTTGCACGCAATAACGGATGCTACGGGGGTCGTGTTTACGATAAACGATAGAACCGTATGTGTATCAAGATAA